In Sphingomonas sp. R1, a single genomic region encodes these proteins:
- the secE gene encoding preprotein translocase subunit SecE has product MAKTSPVEFMRQVRQETSKIAWPSRRETIMTGVMVMIMTTLLGSFFLGIDSLFDLIVNALLRLAQ; this is encoded by the coding sequence GTGGCGAAGACCAGTCCCGTCGAATTCATGCGCCAGGTGCGCCAGGAAACGTCGAAGATCGCATGGCCCAGCCGCCGCGAGACGATCATGACCGGCGTGATGGTGATGATCATGACGACGCTGCTCGGCAGCTTCTTCCTCGGCATCGACTCGCTGTTCGATCTGATCGTCAACGCCCTCCTCCGCCTCGCGCAGTAA
- the nusG gene encoding transcription termination/antitermination protein NusG, whose protein sequence is MSRWYIIHAYSGFEGKVRDQIMADATRLGLDRLVEAVEVPTETVTEVRRGKKIQSERKFFPGYVLAKLEMNDDVYHLVKNTPKVTGFLGSSGKPQPISEAEAARILNTKEEAATAAPKAKLKVDFDIGDTVKVISGNFATFSGVVEELDYDKNRVKVSISIFGRATPLELGFEDVERVK, encoded by the coding sequence ATGTCGCGCTGGTACATCATCCACGCCTATTCCGGTTTCGAGGGCAAGGTCCGCGACCAGATCATGGCCGACGCCACCCGCCTGGGTCTCGACCGCCTCGTCGAGGCCGTCGAGGTGCCGACCGAAACCGTCACCGAAGTGCGTCGCGGCAAGAAGATCCAGTCCGAGCGGAAGTTCTTCCCCGGCTACGTCCTCGCCAAGCTCGAGATGAACGACGACGTGTATCACCTGGTGAAGAACACGCCGAAGGTGACCGGCTTCCTGGGCAGCTCGGGCAAGCCCCAGCCGATCAGCGAGGCGGAAGCCGCGCGCATCCTCAACACCAAGGAAGAAGCGGCCACCGCGGCGCCCAAGGCCAAGCTCAAGGTCGATTTCGACATCGGCGACACGGTCAAGGTCATCAGCGGCAACTTCGCCACCTTCTCGGGCGTGGTGGAAGAGCTGGATTACGACAAGAACCGCGTGAAGGTCTCGATCTCGATCTTCGGCCGCGCGACCCCGCTGGAGCTGGGCTTCGAGGACGTCGAACGCGTGAAGTGA
- a CDS encoding helix-turn-helix domain-containing protein translates to MTTSTAQGIAALTEREKQTLRLIVRGHDAKSIARSLGLSVHTINERLREARRKLAVSSSREAARLLLDAEGEPPKVLEYAEIGEAPGAADRQEVGSAGGRFRWRPLLIGALVMTLFLGLLALTALPHAPALAPAHQRAAIETPDPTILDTARRFLELGDQAKWAEGYAMTGKRFQQLNTAEVWARVSEKVRVPLGAVRARTLLSEQSLPAPPDGYEVVKFRTRFANKGSAVETVTLEREDGGWKVVGITVG, encoded by the coding sequence ATGACGACGTCGACCGCCCAGGGCATCGCCGCACTGACGGAGAGGGAAAAGCAGACGCTGCGGCTGATCGTTCGCGGGCATGATGCCAAGTCGATCGCGCGCAGCCTCGGCCTGTCGGTCCACACGATCAACGAGCGGTTGCGCGAGGCGCGGCGCAAGCTTGCGGTCTCGAGCAGTCGCGAGGCGGCGCGGCTGCTGTTGGATGCGGAAGGCGAGCCCCCCAAAGTCTTGGAGTACGCGGAAATCGGGGAAGCCCCAGGCGCCGCCGATCGGCAGGAGGTGGGCAGCGCCGGCGGGAGGTTCCGCTGGCGCCCCCTCTTGATCGGAGCTCTTGTGATGACCCTGTTCCTGGGATTGCTCGCCCTGACCGCGCTGCCCCATGCCCCCGCACTCGCGCCCGCGCACCAGCGCGCCGCGATCGAGACGCCGGATCCCACGATCCTCGACACCGCCCGCCGCTTCCTCGAGCTGGGCGATCAGGCGAAATGGGCGGAGGGCTATGCGATGACGGGCAAGCGCTTCCAGCAGCTGAACACGGCCGAGGTCTGGGCGCGCGTGTCGGAGAAGGTGCGCGTGCCGCTGGGTGCGGTGCGGGCGCGGACGCTGCTCAGCGAGCAGAGCCTGCCCGCGCCGCCGGACGGCTATGAGGTCGTCAAGTTCCGCACCCGCTTCGCCAACAAGGGCAGCGCCGTGGAAACCGTGACGCTGGAGCGCGAAGACGGCGGGTGGAAAGTCGTCGGCATCACCGTCGGCTGA
- a CDS encoding PAS domain S-box protein, giving the protein MSIDHPSIDLPQLRHIISGLREGVILVDTDQKIRWANDAALRMHGVETVAALGADVDAYRARFQLRYRNNHRLDHGDYPLDRVLAGESFDEVVVEVVPAGDENARWIHEVRSLVIGDAEGHPDLLVLVLQDVSQRFEAEQRFERTFNVNPAPAVILRLSDQRYVKVNQGFLDLTGYARDEVLGRSLYDIDVLKDAADLDTAKDRIRDGRTVPQMQADLELPDGGRKLVIVAGQPVELDEEACMLFSFADLEPRRQAENELRHSEERFVTTFRLAPVAMAITTRDELALCDTNDAFHQLTGWSSDEAMGQRMATLRLFEDGGFLKSACALLEERRDFRSLDARVRTKEGAVTDCLVSAAAIPLRRDTCILWVVQDIHARRHNELELIGAIEAVMQDTNWFSRSVVEKLANLRNPHGPARPVETSELTRREKEVLSLLCEGGDDATIAREMGVSRNTLRNHVARVYAKIGVNRRAQAILWARERGYPLQRPIK; this is encoded by the coding sequence ATGAGCATTGACCATCCCTCCATCGACCTTCCCCAGCTCCGTCACATCATCTCCGGCCTCCGCGAAGGGGTGATCCTGGTCGATACCGATCAGAAGATCCGGTGGGCGAACGACGCGGCGCTCAGGATGCACGGGGTCGAGACCGTCGCGGCGCTCGGCGCCGACGTCGATGCCTATCGCGCGCGCTTCCAGCTCCGCTACCGCAACAATCACCGGCTCGATCACGGCGACTATCCGCTCGACCGCGTGCTGGCGGGCGAGAGTTTCGACGAAGTGGTGGTCGAGGTCGTGCCTGCGGGCGACGAGAATGCCCGCTGGATCCACGAGGTGCGCAGCCTGGTCATCGGCGATGCCGAGGGGCACCCGGACCTGCTGGTGCTGGTCCTGCAGGACGTGTCGCAGCGTTTCGAGGCCGAGCAACGCTTCGAGCGCACCTTCAACGTCAACCCCGCCCCCGCGGTGATCCTGCGCCTTTCCGACCAGCGCTATGTGAAGGTCAACCAGGGGTTTCTGGATCTTACCGGCTATGCCCGCGACGAGGTGCTGGGGCGCTCGCTCTACGACATCGACGTGCTGAAGGACGCCGCCGACCTCGATACCGCCAAGGACCGTATCCGCGACGGCCGCACCGTACCGCAGATGCAGGCCGATCTCGAACTTCCCGATGGCGGCCGGAAGCTGGTGATCGTCGCCGGCCAGCCGGTCGAGCTGGACGAGGAGGCCTGCATGCTCTTCTCCTTCGCCGACCTGGAGCCCCGCCGCCAGGCGGAGAACGAGTTGCGCCACAGCGAGGAGCGCTTCGTCACCACCTTCCGCCTCGCCCCCGTCGCGATGGCGATCACCACCCGCGACGAGCTCGCGCTGTGCGACACCAACGACGCCTTCCACCAGCTCACCGGCTGGTCGAGCGACGAGGCGATGGGCCAGCGCATGGCGACGCTGCGCCTGTTCGAGGACGGCGGCTTCCTGAAAAGCGCCTGCGCCCTGCTGGAAGAGCGCCGTGACTTCCGCAGCCTGGATGCGCGCGTCCGCACCAAGGAAGGCGCGGTGACCGATTGCCTCGTATCCGCCGCCGCGATTCCCCTGCGCCGCGACACCTGCATCCTGTGGGTGGTGCAGGACATCCATGCCCGCCGCCACAACGAACTGGAGCTGATCGGCGCGATCGAGGCGGTGATGCAGGATACCAACTGGTTCAGCCGCTCGGTGGTCGAAAAGCTCGCCAATCTGCGCAACCCGCACGGGCCCGCCCGGCCGGTCGAGACCAGCGAGCTCACCCGGCGCGAGAAGGAAGTGCTCAGCCTGCTGTGCGAGGGCGGCGACGATGCCACCATCGCCCGCGAGATGGGCGTCTCGCGCAACACGCTCCGCAACCATGTCGCCCGGGTCTATGCCAAGATCGGGGTGAACCGCCGCGCCCAGGCGATCCTGTGGGCGCGCGAGCGCGGTTACCCGCTCCAGCGACCGATAAAATGA
- a CDS encoding CsbD family protein gives MNDHRIKGEAHALKGSIKEAIGKITGDRRIEAEGAAEKLAGKTQAGAGNRVETIKKAGAK, from the coding sequence ATGAACGACCACCGTATCAAGGGTGAGGCCCATGCGCTGAAGGGCTCGATCAAGGAAGCCATCGGCAAGATCACCGGCGATCGCCGGATCGAGGCCGAAGGTGCCGCCGAGAAACTGGCGGGCAAGACCCAGGCCGGTGCCGGCAATCGCGTCGAGACCATCAAGAAGGCGGGCGCCAAGTGA
- a CDS encoding CsbD family protein, which produces MDTHRIAGAVKEVVGGAEQGLGKVTGDRETEARGVARKTEGGLERRFGETLDQVRSAVRDHPLLALAAAGSVALLAGAALIGRRD; this is translated from the coding sequence ATGGATACCCATCGTATCGCAGGTGCCGTGAAGGAAGTCGTCGGCGGAGCCGAGCAGGGGCTCGGCAAGGTCACCGGGGACCGGGAGACCGAGGCGCGCGGCGTCGCGCGCAAGACCGAGGGCGGTCTCGAGCGCCGGTTCGGCGAAACGCTCGACCAGGTGCGCAGCGCGGTGCGCGACCATCCGCTGCTCGCGCTGGCCGCGGCCGGCTCGGTGGCGCTGCTCGCCGGTGCCGCGCTGATCGGCCGCCGCGACTGA
- a CDS encoding entericidin A/B family lipoprotein, with protein MMRKTLPLVATLGLLALGACNTVNGAGKDLRSAGSAVSDASGQNHKK; from the coding sequence ATGATGCGCAAGACCCTTCCCCTCGTCGCCACGCTCGGCCTGCTCGCCCTCGGGGCCTGCAACACCGTCAACGGTGCCGGCAAGGACCTCCGCTCGGCCGGCTCGGCCGTCTCGGACGCCTCGGGCCAGAACCACAAGAAATAA
- a CDS encoding general stress protein encodes MSRTITRLFDDYSDAKAAVHDLEQLGVPHDDLSIIANNAHGEHGDHDVSDVNAHGDVSRGASTGAALGGVGGLLAGLGLLAIPGLGPIVAAGWLASTAAGAAIGGIGGAATGSLVGALKNAGESEDDANVYSEGVRRGGTLVSARVAESLAPEAEAVLNRHRGVDAGTRGAAYRQSGWSRFDSDAPAYTREEIARERSTYREPTIV; translated from the coding sequence ATGAGCCGGACCATTACGCGCCTTTTCGACGATTATTCGGACGCCAAGGCAGCCGTGCACGATCTGGAACAGCTGGGCGTGCCCCATGACGATCTGAGCATCATCGCCAACAATGCCCATGGCGAGCATGGCGATCACGATGTGAGCGATGTGAATGCGCATGGCGACGTCAGCCGCGGCGCCTCGACCGGCGCGGCGCTGGGAGGTGTCGGCGGCCTGCTCGCGGGGCTCGGCCTGCTGGCGATCCCGGGCCTCGGCCCGATCGTGGCGGCCGGCTGGCTGGCCTCGACAGCAGCGGGCGCGGCAATCGGCGGTATCGGCGGTGCAGCGACGGGCAGCCTTGTCGGCGCGCTGAAGAATGCCGGCGAGAGCGAGGACGACGCCAACGTCTATTCCGAAGGCGTCCGCCGCGGCGGCACGCTGGTAAGCGCGCGCGTGGCGGAATCGCTCGCACCAGAAGCCGAAGCGGTGCTCAACCGCCATCGCGGCGTCGATGCCGGCACGCGCGGCGCGGCCTATCGCCAGTCGGGCTGGAGCCGCTTCGACAGCGATGCGCCTGCCTATACGCGCGAAGAGATCGCCCGCGAGCGTTCGACCTATCGTGAGCCGACGATCGTCTGA
- a CDS encoding AI-2E family transporter codes for MQQTTKAQTRARVVLAAAIAAAALWIGMAFVPAILWAGVLAIGVEPLRSRLEARLPRPTLVAALLTLGVLLVVLIPLSVAISQAVVEAQAVAAWIADARQHGVPVPDWVARLPWGSAELTSWWTLHLATPEAATAEFGKLDYSLWRSHSGALTHTLVRRVVVFAFTLVVLFFLLRDRDAIVRQLERGATRAFGDAGDRLGRQIFAAVRGAVDGMVLLGLAQGILMAILFVAGGVPHPILLGLFSGFASIIPFGLAVVLVLALLLLLAKGAVMAAIIVGAIGYALNFVIDHFLRPGLIGGTTRLPFVWVLIGILGGVETIGLLGLFVGPAVMAALVLLWREWVAEGDIGGAEAGHTAP; via the coding sequence ATGCAGCAGACGACCAAAGCCCAGACCCGCGCGCGCGTGGTGCTCGCCGCCGCGATCGCCGCCGCCGCGCTGTGGATCGGGATGGCCTTCGTGCCGGCGATCCTTTGGGCGGGCGTGCTGGCGATCGGCGTCGAGCCGCTGCGCAGCCGTCTGGAGGCGCGGCTGCCCCGGCCGACGCTGGTCGCCGCGCTGCTCACGCTGGGCGTGCTGCTGGTGGTGCTGATCCCGCTGTCCGTGGCGATCAGCCAGGCGGTGGTCGAGGCGCAGGCGGTGGCCGCGTGGATCGCCGATGCCCGCCAGCACGGCGTGCCGGTGCCGGACTGGGTCGCCCGCCTGCCCTGGGGATCGGCCGAGCTGACCAGCTGGTGGACACTCCACCTCGCGACGCCGGAGGCCGCCACCGCCGAGTTCGGCAAGCTCGACTACAGCCTGTGGCGCAGCCATTCGGGCGCGCTCACCCATACGCTGGTGCGCCGGGTGGTGGTGTTCGCCTTCACGCTGGTCGTGCTGTTCTTCCTGCTGCGCGATCGGGACGCGATCGTCCGCCAGCTCGAGCGCGGCGCCACCCGCGCCTTCGGCGATGCGGGCGACCGGCTCGGCCGGCAGATCTTCGCCGCGGTGCGCGGCGCGGTGGACGGCATGGTGCTGCTGGGGCTCGCCCAGGGCATCCTGATGGCGATCCTGTTCGTCGCCGGCGGCGTGCCCCACCCGATCCTGCTCGGCCTGTTCTCGGGCTTCGCCTCGATCATCCCGTTCGGGCTGGCGGTGGTGCTGGTGCTGGCCCTGCTCCTGCTGCTCGCCAAGGGCGCAGTGATGGCGGCGATCATCGTCGGCGCGATCGGCTATGCGCTCAACTTCGTGATCGACCATTTCCTGCGCCCCGGCCTGATCGGGGGGACGACGCGGCTGCCCTTCGTCTGGGTGCTGATCGGCATCCTGGGGGGCGTGGAGACGATCGGGCTGCTCGGCCTGTTCGTGGGGCCGGCGGTGATGGCGGCACTGGTGCTGCTGTGGCGGGAATGGGTGGCCGAGGGCGATATCGGCGGGGCCGAGGCGGGGCACACGGCGCCATGA
- the rplK gene encoding 50S ribosomal protein L11, with product MAKKITGYIKLQVAAGAANPSPPIGPALGQRGVNIMEFCKAFNAATGDVEKGTPLPTVITVYADRSFSFETKTPPATYLLKKAVNLKSGSKEPGKTVAGKIKRSQLSEIAQVKMKDLNANDIEAATKIIEGSARAMGLEVVEG from the coding sequence ATGGCTAAGAAGATTACCGGCTATATCAAGCTGCAGGTGGCTGCCGGCGCCGCAAACCCCTCACCGCCGATCGGCCCTGCCCTGGGTCAGCGCGGCGTGAACATCATGGAATTCTGCAAGGCGTTCAACGCCGCGACCGGTGACGTCGAGAAGGGCACGCCCCTTCCCACCGTCATCACCGTCTATGCGGATCGTTCCTTCTCGTTCGAGACCAAGACGCCGCCGGCGACCTATCTGCTGAAGAAGGCCGTCAACCTGAAGTCGGGCTCGAAGGAGCCGGGCAAGACGGTCGCAGGCAAGATCAAGCGTTCGCAGCTGTCGGAAATCGCCCAGGTCAAGATGAAGGACCTGAACGCGAACGACATCGAAGCCGCGACGAAGATCATCGAAGGTTCGGCCCGCGCGATGGGCCTCGAAGTGGTGGAGGGCTGA
- the rplA gene encoding 50S ribosomal protein L1, whose protein sequence is MAKLTKKQKTWTVDPVKLHGVDEAIALVKQYATAKFDESIEVALNLGVDPRHADQMVRGVVTLPAGTGKDVRVGVFARGAKAEEAKAAGADVVGAEDLMEAIQGGTIDFDRCIATPDMMGLVGRLGKVLGPKGLMPNPKLGTVTMNVAEAVKAAKGGQVEYRVEKAGIIHSGIGKVSFSNEDLRRNFDALVDAVVKAKPAGAKGKYLKKVALSSSMGPGVKVDTAEVAAV, encoded by the coding sequence ATGGCCAAGCTGACCAAGAAGCAGAAGACCTGGACCGTTGACCCCGTGAAGCTGCACGGCGTCGATGAAGCGATCGCGCTGGTGAAGCAGTACGCCACCGCCAAGTTCGACGAGTCGATCGAAGTCGCGCTGAACCTCGGCGTCGATCCGCGCCACGCCGACCAGATGGTCCGCGGCGTCGTGACGCTCCCGGCCGGCACCGGCAAGGACGTTCGCGTCGGCGTGTTCGCCCGCGGCGCCAAGGCCGAGGAAGCCAAGGCTGCCGGCGCCGACGTCGTCGGTGCGGAAGACCTGATGGAAGCCATCCAGGGCGGCACGATCGACTTCGATCGCTGCATCGCGACCCCGGACATGATGGGCCTGGTCGGCCGTCTCGGTAAGGTGCTGGGTCCGAAGGGCCTGATGCCGAACCCGAAGCTCGGCACCGTGACCATGAACGTCGCCGAGGCCGTCAAGGCCGCCAAGGGCGGTCAGGTGGAATACCGCGTCGAAAAGGCCGGCATCATCCACTCGGGCATCGGCAAGGTGAGCTTCTCGAACGAAGACCTGCGCCGCAACTTCGACGCCCTCGTCGACGCGGTCGTCAAGGCCAAGCCGGCGGGCGCCAAGGGCAAGTACCTCAAGAAGGTCGCGCTCTCCTCGTCGATGGGCCCGGGCGTAAAGGTCGACACGGCGGAAGTCGCCGCGGTCTGA
- a CDS encoding TonB-dependent receptor gives MHPPFALLRATSALALTLATLAPAYAQTSASPQDPDGAEEIVVNGTYARSLAAATEAKRRAEYGLDSISSTDIGKFPTQNVAEALQLVTGVAITRPRGEGLYVSVRGLGPQFQSTLLNGRPVALNDLVENGGAAGRQFRFEMLPAEFVSNIDVVKTPTSEMTEGALGGNIDVRTFRPFDVGNKVTANLRGTYTSQTKKVKPNATLIGSHTFGDTFGILVGAQYWGKSVRNDRFMNFGWNLDRFTSAARGGLAAGLYTPTRTRPTIETEDRKRISGLVSAQWRPTPELETTLDVLATRLDVAYDEFGLDIYPDDTSVAGHTPVIVPSSVKLQGNTVVGATINDVRFMASREYSLNRHDLLTIGLKQSWNRDRFHVTANLNWSSAHSFHPSNAEGTVRSRAVFFAPLTYDGSAGYKVTPTLTTPVDVTNPANYQLFTFNIAPKNSKDWDKFARLDGAYDMEGFLRKIAVGAEYHWRKRDYWRRDYLVTSSNGQPLTSLGAGAYQQIPYDDFLKDVGGNSPRTWLVPVTSTYYNALFNDTIANSPLGAGDLAATFKTTEKTASAYARLDYGTMLGGVNLIGNVGLRYVHTDQNATGYLRTGNNVSPVAFPKTFNDWLPSFNLKAELTRTLIARFAASRVLTRPNVTDSAPRITVSTDAPTASGGNPQLLPFLATQFDGALEWYFNPRGALTGAVFYKAMDNYITAQNVNIDIPGRGTVLLSTQVNGGNAKVYGVEAGYNQVFTFLPAPFDGLGMQASYTHTSVQATYTAGARRIVDQLIGLSKNSFNVVGFYDKGPLSMRLSYVWRDRYLSGTGSTTQAPSYTAPFGTLDGSIGYKLLPNVALSVEAINLSGAKLYTYNDASNRFGEINYWGRTILFGVRAEF, from the coding sequence ATGCACCCCCCGTTCGCGCTGCTTCGCGCCACCTCGGCGCTCGCCCTCACGCTGGCGACGCTCGCCCCTGCCTATGCCCAGACCAGCGCCTCGCCGCAGGATCCGGACGGCGCGGAAGAAATCGTCGTCAACGGCACCTATGCCCGCAGCCTCGCCGCCGCGACCGAGGCGAAGCGCCGTGCCGAATATGGCCTCGACTCGATCAGCTCGACGGATATCGGCAAGTTCCCGACCCAGAACGTCGCTGAGGCGCTGCAGCTGGTGACCGGTGTCGCGATCACGCGCCCGCGCGGTGAAGGCCTGTACGTCTCGGTCCGCGGCCTCGGCCCGCAATTCCAGAGCACGCTGCTCAACGGCCGTCCGGTCGCGCTCAATGATCTGGTCGAAAATGGTGGCGCCGCCGGCCGCCAGTTCCGCTTCGAAATGCTGCCCGCCGAATTCGTTTCCAACATCGACGTGGTCAAGACCCCCACCTCGGAAATGACCGAGGGCGCGCTGGGCGGCAATATCGACGTGCGCACCTTCCGCCCGTTCGACGTCGGCAACAAGGTGACCGCCAACCTGCGCGGCACCTACACGTCGCAGACCAAGAAGGTGAAGCCCAACGCCACGCTGATCGGCAGCCACACCTTCGGCGACACCTTCGGCATCCTCGTCGGGGCGCAATATTGGGGCAAGTCGGTCCGGAACGATCGCTTCATGAATTTCGGCTGGAACCTCGATCGGTTCACCAGCGCGGCACGCGGCGGCCTGGCGGCGGGCCTTTACACGCCCACCCGCACCCGTCCGACGATCGAGACCGAGGATCGCAAGCGCATTTCCGGCCTGGTCTCCGCCCAGTGGCGCCCGACGCCGGAACTGGAAACCACGCTGGACGTGCTCGCCACCCGGCTCGACGTTGCCTATGACGAGTTCGGCCTGGACATCTATCCGGACGACACCAGCGTCGCGGGCCACACCCCGGTCATCGTCCCCAGCTCGGTCAAGCTCCAGGGCAACACGGTCGTCGGCGCGACGATCAACGACGTTCGCTTCATGGCCAGCCGCGAGTACAGCCTCAACCGCCACGACCTGCTGACCATCGGTCTCAAGCAGAGCTGGAACCGCGATCGCTTCCACGTGACCGCCAACCTCAACTGGTCGTCGGCGCACAGCTTCCATCCCAGCAATGCCGAGGGCACGGTGCGCAGCCGCGCGGTGTTCTTCGCGCCGCTCACCTATGACGGCTCGGCGGGCTACAAGGTCACGCCGACGCTCACCACGCCGGTGGATGTGACCAATCCGGCCAACTACCAGCTGTTCACCTTCAACATCGCACCGAAGAACAGCAAGGACTGGGACAAGTTCGCGCGGCTCGACGGCGCCTATGACATGGAGGGTTTCCTCCGCAAGATCGCCGTCGGTGCCGAATATCACTGGCGCAAGCGCGACTATTGGCGCCGCGACTATCTGGTGACCTCGTCCAACGGCCAGCCGCTGACCTCGCTGGGCGCGGGCGCCTATCAGCAGATCCCTTATGACGATTTCCTCAAGGACGTCGGCGGCAACAGCCCGCGCACCTGGCTGGTGCCGGTAACCTCGACCTATTACAACGCGCTGTTCAACGACACGATCGCCAACAGCCCGCTCGGCGCCGGCGACCTCGCCGCCACGTTCAAGACGACCGAAAAGACCGCCTCGGCCTATGCCCGGCTCGATTACGGGACGATGCTCGGCGGCGTGAACCTGATCGGCAATGTCGGCCTGCGCTATGTCCACACCGATCAGAACGCCACCGGCTATCTGCGCACCGGCAACAATGTCAGCCCGGTTGCCTTCCCCAAGACGTTCAACGACTGGCTGCCCAGCTTCAACCTGAAGGCCGAGCTGACCCGCACCCTCATCGCGCGCTTCGCCGCGAGCCGGGTGCTGACCCGGCCCAACGTGACGGACAGCGCACCGCGCATCACCGTGTCCACCGATGCGCCGACCGCGAGCGGCGGCAACCCGCAGCTCCTCCCCTTCCTCGCCACCCAGTTCGACGGGGCGCTGGAATGGTATTTCAATCCGCGTGGCGCGCTGACCGGCGCGGTGTTCTACAAGGCGATGGACAACTACATCACCGCCCAGAACGTCAATATCGACATCCCGGGCCGCGGCACGGTGCTGCTCTCCACCCAGGTCAATGGCGGCAACGCCAAGGTGTACGGCGTGGAGGCGGGCTACAACCAGGTGTTCACCTTCCTGCCCGCGCCCTTTGACGGGCTGGGCATGCAGGCCAGCTACACCCACACCTCGGTCCAGGCGACCTACACCGCCGGCGCGCGGCGGATCGTCGACCAGCTGATCGGCCTGTCGAAGAACAGCTTCAACGTGGTCGGCTTCTACGACAAGGGCCCGCTGTCGATGCGGCTCTCCTATGTGTGGCGCGACCGGTATCTGTCGGGCACCGGCAGCACCACCCAGGCGCCCAGCTACACCGCGCCGTTCGGCACGCTGGACGGCAGCATCGGCTACAAGCTGCTGCCGAACGTCGCGCTCAGCGTGGAGGCGATCAACCTCTCGGGCGCCAAGCTCTACACCTATAACGATGCGTCGAACCGGTTCGGCGAGATCAACTATTGGGGCCGCACCATCCTGTTCGGGGTGCGCGCGGAGTTCTGA
- a CDS encoding TadE/TadG family type IV pilus assembly protein, with translation MRRRLACDARGATAIEFALLAPVFLLLLFGMIEVGRLVWVKQVLTEASYSAARCAALAAPCKAASDVQGYAAARALRWGLKVDGAQVVYTASTACDGNAGMVQVTISYAFASPLTGFLPALPATVQAHGCFPRLG, from the coding sequence ATGAGGCGGCGCCTAGCCTGCGATGCGCGCGGCGCCACCGCCATCGAGTTTGCGCTGCTGGCGCCGGTGTTTCTGCTGCTCCTGTTCGGGATGATCGAGGTCGGCCGGCTGGTCTGGGTGAAGCAGGTGCTGACCGAGGCGAGCTACAGCGCCGCACGCTGCGCCGCCCTTGCCGCACCGTGCAAGGCGGCGAGCGACGTGCAGGGCTATGCCGCGGCACGCGCGCTGCGCTGGGGGCTGAAGGTGGACGGCGCCCAGGTCGTCTATACCGCGAGCACGGCGTGCGACGGCAATGCCGGGATGGTGCAGGTGACGATCAGCTACGCCTTCGCCTCGCCGCTCACCGGCTTCCTGCCGGCATTGCCTGCCACCGTGCAGGCGCATGGCTGCTTCCCGCGGCTCGGCTGA
- a CDS encoding TadE/TadG family type IV pilus assembly protein produces MRRRYQLAGDVRGAATVEFALLTLFFFAFVLLALDVAGYFVQRSQMAAAVSAASVSAFANRTSVPFDTLPGYVQNAARLPTAPQVSLACNGVAGACTNANRSCACLSKTGAFAAASCGSVCSGGATTGSTAGYYLQISASAQYRAMVLPNGMLNGTPVAQSVVIRLQ; encoded by the coding sequence ATGAGGCGGCGGTACCAGCTTGCCGGGGATGTGCGCGGCGCGGCAACGGTCGAGTTCGCGCTGCTGACCCTGTTCTTCTTCGCCTTTGTGCTGCTGGCGCTGGATGTGGCGGGCTATTTCGTCCAGCGCAGCCAGATGGCTGCGGCGGTATCGGCGGCATCGGTGTCGGCCTTCGCCAACCGCACCTCGGTGCCTTTCGACACGCTGCCGGGCTATGTCCAGAACGCCGCGCGGCTACCCACCGCGCCGCAGGTGAGCCTTGCCTGCAACGGCGTGGCAGGCGCGTGCACCAATGCCAATCGCAGCTGCGCCTGCCTGTCCAAGACCGGCGCCTTCGCCGCGGCGAGCTGCGGCAGCGTCTGCAGCGGCGGCGCGACCACCGGGTCGACGGCGGGCTATTACCTGCAGATCAGCGCGTCGGCGCAATATCGCGCAATGGTGCTGCCGAACGGGATGCTCAACGGCACGCCCGTCGCGCAGTCGGTGGTGATCCGGTTGCAATGA